The following are from one region of the Oceanotoga teriensis genome:
- a CDS encoding ABC transporter permease — MKKERRIFSLIILIITFIFFYTPIITLLIYSFNSSKSMHWNGFSLKWYKELFTNSGEIWKAFFNSITIAITSALFSTIIGTIAAIGLKWHSLKNKNVIQKISYVSLVMPDIIVGVSLLILFGVLKMRLGLFTIFIAHTTFNIPYVLFIALSAMEDIDYSLIEASYDLGATEIQALTKVMMPVLKPAIISSILMTVTLSIDDFVITFFVSGPGSTTLPLQIYSMIRFGVSPVINALSVVMIFGTIILAVSTRRFFKYLF; from the coding sequence ATGAAAAAAGAGAGAAGAATATTTTCCCTTATTATATTGATAATAACTTTTATATTCTTTTATACACCTATAATAACTCTTTTAATTTATTCTTTTAATTCATCTAAAAGTATGCATTGGAATGGATTTTCTTTAAAATGGTATAAAGAACTTTTTACCAATTCTGGTGAAATCTGGAAGGCATTTTTTAATTCCATTACAATAGCTATAACTTCAGCTTTATTTTCAACGATTATAGGTACAATAGCTGCAATAGGCTTAAAATGGCATTCTTTAAAGAATAAAAATGTAATTCAAAAAATTTCTTATGTTTCTCTTGTAATGCCAGATATCATCGTTGGAGTTTCATTATTAATTTTATTTGGAGTATTAAAGATGAGATTGGGTTTATTTACGATATTTATAGCTCATACTACATTTAACATTCCCTATGTATTATTTATCGCTTTATCGGCCATGGAAGATATAGATTATTCATTAATAGAAGCATCTTATGATTTAGGAGCAACAGAAATTCAGGCTTTAACTAAAGTTATGATGCCTGTTTTAAAACCCGCTATAATATCATCGATATTGATGACTGTAACACTTTCTATAGATGATTTTGTAATAACTTTTTTTGTTTCTGGACCAGGCTCGACAACATTACCATTACAAATATATTCAATGATCAGATTTGGAGTATCACCGGTTATAAATGCATTATCCGTAGTTATGATATTTGGAACGATTATATTGGCTGTATCTACCAGAAGATTTTTTAAATATTTATTTTAA
- a CDS encoding extracellular solute-binding protein has product MKIKWVMTLLILISFGLIITLNLIDNKEKLYIFNWSYYIPNEVLREFEKEYDVKVIYDVFASNEEMFAKIMITGGVGYDIVFPSGDYTSIMIKLDLLEKLDKEKIPNMKYLDNEVLKKIKYDEGLFYSVPYVLGAAGIAVNKTYVKNYEKDWDIFLDERYKNRMTMLDDMREVLGAALKTLDYSVNTKDKRQLEEAANLVNKWKENILKFDAESFAKGFSTGEFWIVQGYAENIFLELEENMRENIDYFIPKSGGAMYMDSMVMLKSSKNKELGYKFLNFIQRPDIYAKIVDYLELPSINIKSREIREITPKYSIADLKNNEFKEDLGENVEIYNQIWQKIKLN; this is encoded by the coding sequence ATGAAAATAAAATGGGTGATGACATTATTAATTCTTATATCATTTGGTTTGATAATTACTTTAAATCTTATAGATAATAAAGAAAAATTATATATTTTCAATTGGTCTTATTATATTCCAAATGAAGTTCTTAGAGAATTTGAAAAAGAATATGATGTTAAAGTAATTTACGATGTTTTTGCATCAAATGAAGAAATGTTTGCAAAAATAATGATAACAGGCGGAGTAGGGTATGATATAGTATTTCCTTCTGGAGATTATACTTCTATAATGATAAAGTTAGATTTACTTGAGAAATTGGATAAAGAAAAAATACCGAATATGAAATATTTAGATAATGAAGTTTTAAAGAAGATTAAGTATGATGAAGGTTTGTTTTATTCAGTTCCATATGTTTTAGGTGCAGCAGGAATAGCAGTTAATAAAACATATGTAAAAAACTATGAAAAAGATTGGGATATATTTCTTGATGAAAGATATAAAAATAGAATGACAATGCTCGATGATATGAGAGAAGTTTTGGGAGCAGCATTAAAAACTTTGGATTATTCAGTTAATACAAAGGATAAAAGACAATTAGAAGAAGCCGCAAATCTTGTAAACAAATGGAAGGAAAATATTTTAAAATTTGATGCAGAATCTTTTGCAAAGGGATTCTCAACTGGAGAATTTTGGATAGTTCAAGGCTATGCAGAAAATATATTTTTAGAACTTGAAGAAAATATGAGAGAAAATATAGATTATTTTATACCTAAAAGTGGTGGAGCAATGTATATGGATTCAATGGTTATGTTAAAAAGTTCAAAAAACAAAGAACTTGGATATAAATTTTTAAATTTTATACAAAGACCTGATATATATGCAAAAATAGTAGATTATTTAGAATTGCCTTCTATAAATATAAAATCAAGAGAAATTAGAGAAATAACACCTAAATATTCAATAGCAGATCTTAAAAACAATGAATTCAAAGAAGATTTAGGAGAAAACGTTGAAATATATAATCAAATCTGGCAAAAAATAAAATTAAATTAA